The Flavobacterium commune genome contains a region encoding:
- a CDS encoding nucleoside recognition domain-containing protein, with the protein MVLSRFWLVIFISSITFVLFSLFSGSNYTIDHVLNGKKDDPILISEKYIDQIPAFIKDSINKSEEKTFTINRDTLNIDTTYVYKNKTVKIYSGVQKSDGLLPTCKSTLLDLILPLMAYLAFFCGLMELLIISGVSEKLARVLSPVFVKVFPSIPKNHPSISYMTLNFAANFLGLDSAATPFGLKAMESLQTINPEKDKASDAQIMFMCLHASGLTLIATSIIGYRAAANAANPADVMLPCIITSFIGTIAAFLIVGVKQKINFKSASLLIGLMMLIAAIVGLLMYVNHLDLIGKNYFTTNLSAIILIGIIVATLIFSFLKEKKFTEANTTVYEAFVSGANNGVKTGVTIFPYVLGMLVAISLFRNSGLFEIISNGLGFVFSNMGVSKEIVDALPVALLRPFSSAGSRGFLIDSMNTFGADSMTGRLSSIFQCSAESTFYVIAVYFGSVNIKNTRYALGTMLIVDVICVITAIFVASWFF; encoded by the coding sequence ATGGTATTAAGTAGATTTTGGTTAGTAATTTTCATTTCGTCAATTACATTTGTTCTTTTCAGTTTGTTTTCTGGTAGCAATTACACAATAGACCATGTTTTAAACGGAAAGAAAGACGATCCTATTTTAATTTCTGAAAAATATATCGATCAAATTCCTGCTTTTATAAAAGACAGTATCAATAAATCGGAAGAAAAAACCTTTACGATTAATAGAGATACGCTAAATATTGACACGACTTATGTCTATAAAAATAAAACGGTAAAAATCTACAGTGGTGTTCAAAAATCGGATGGTTTATTACCAACTTGTAAAAGTACCTTACTGGATTTGATTCTGCCATTGATGGCTTATTTGGCATTTTTCTGTGGATTAATGGAACTTTTAATCATTTCGGGAGTGTCTGAAAAACTAGCACGAGTATTAAGTCCGGTATTTGTAAAAGTGTTCCCAAGTATTCCAAAAAATCATCCCTCGATTTCTTATATGACCTTGAATTTTGCTGCCAATTTCCTTGGATTGGATTCGGCCGCAACTCCATTTGGACTGAAAGCCATGGAAAGTTTGCAAACCATTAATCCCGAAAAAGACAAGGCCAGCGATGCACAAATTATGTTCATGTGTCTGCACGCCTCAGGACTAACGTTAATCGCAACTTCAATAATTGGTTATCGCGCGGCTGCAAATGCTGCTAATCCTGCTGATGTAATGCTGCCTTGTATCATCACCTCATTTATAGGTACCATCGCTGCTTTTCTAATTGTAGGAGTTAAACAAAAAATTAATTTCAAAAGCGCTTCTTTACTCATCGGATTAATGATGTTAATTGCGGCTATTGTAGGTTTGTTAATGTATGTAAACCATTTGGATTTAATTGGTAAAAACTATTTCACTACTAATCTTTCAGCCATAATATTGATAGGAATTATTGTTGCTACTTTGATATTTTCTTTTCTTAAGGAGAAGAAATTCACTGAGGCTAATACTACTGTTTACGAAGCTTTTGTATCGGGAGCCAATAATGGTGTGAAAACCGGGGTTACCATTTTTCCTTATGTTTTGGGTATGTTAGTAGCTATTTCATTGTTTAGAAACAGTGGTTTATTTGAAATTATCAGCAACGGACTTGGATTTGTTTTCTCAAATATGGGAGTCAGTAAAGAAATTGTTGATGCTTTGCCGGTTGCCTTACTAAGACCGTTCAGTTCTGCTGGATCAAGAGGGTTTTTGATTGATTCGATGAATACTTTTGGCGCCGATTCTATGACGGGAAGATTGAGTTCTATTTTTCAATGCAGTGCCGAAAGTACTTTTTATGTAATTGCGGTTTACTTTGGTTCGGTTAACATCAAAAACACCCGATATGCTTTAGGAACTATGCTTATAGTTGATGTGATCTGTGTAATTACTGCTATTTTCGTGGCAAGCTGGTTTTTTTAA
- a CDS encoding HNH endonuclease: protein MKEWIISANAEMYDHTSSFEHFGYIDWRQGLTKFEIGDIIYIYSTRPTSAIQYKCIIEKINLSKHNIRDDKNYWKNFEEYQKSINGTFMRLRLMDQISNEKLKLENLKLNGLKAAPQGPVKIKPELSIYINKNFTDNEQIEYFPDLLNEEHIEYEGLKKQITVNKYERSSIARKKCIDFHGLNCFVCDINFLETYGEIGKDFIHVHHVIPISQIGIEYKVDYKNDLIPVCPNCHSMLHRKFNGKEPSVFELKKMIKQ from the coding sequence ATGAAAGAATGGATTATTTCTGCTAATGCTGAAATGTATGATCATACCTCATCTTTTGAACATTTTGGCTACATTGATTGGAGACAAGGATTAACAAAATTCGAAATAGGTGATATTATATATATCTATTCTACGAGACCTACTTCAGCAATCCAATATAAATGTATAATTGAAAAAATAAATTTATCCAAGCACAATATCAGAGATGATAAAAATTATTGGAAAAATTTTGAAGAATACCAAAAATCAATTAATGGTACCTTTATGCGATTAAGATTAATGGATCAAATATCTAATGAGAAATTAAAATTAGAAAATTTAAAATTAAATGGATTAAAAGCTGCCCCTCAAGGACCTGTTAAAATAAAACCGGAATTATCAATTTACATAAATAAAAACTTCACTGACAATGAACAAATTGAATACTTCCCTGATTTATTAAATGAAGAACATATAGAATATGAAGGTTTAAAAAAACAAATTACTGTAAATAAATATGAAAGAAGTTCAATTGCCAGAAAAAAATGTATTGATTTTCATGGTTTAAATTGTTTTGTTTGTGATATAAATTTTTTAGAAACTTACGGTGAAATTGGCAAAGATTTTATACATGTACACCACGTAATTCCAATTTCTCAAATTGGAATAGAATACAAAGTTGACTACAAAAATGATTTAATACCTGTTTGTCCTAACTGTCATTCTATGTTACACAGAAAATTTAATGGTAAAGAGCCGTCAGTTTTTGAACTAAAAAAAATGATAAAACAATAA
- a CDS encoding 3'-5' exonuclease, with product MIEKINLNNILFLDIETVPETEDFNSLDPEMQALYEQKTQYQRKDDFSAEEFYDRAGIWAEFGKIICISVGFFVIKGDIRNFRVTSFFGEEAKLLKDFNNLLNNHFNGPQHLLCGHNAKEFDIPFLARRMIINQIPIPDKLNLFGKKPWEIPHLDTLELWKFGDYKHFTSLKLMCKVLGIPSPKGDIDGSQVGHVFYVDKDIDRIVTYCEKDTIAVAQIFLRLRREDLLIEDEIIHV from the coding sequence ATGATTGAAAAAATAAACCTCAACAACATCTTATTTCTGGATATAGAAACGGTTCCTGAAACGGAAGATTTCAACTCTTTGGATCCGGAGATGCAAGCCTTGTACGAACAGAAAACCCAATACCAACGCAAAGACGATTTCTCGGCAGAGGAATTTTATGATCGTGCCGGAATTTGGGCTGAATTTGGTAAAATTATATGTATTTCTGTTGGTTTTTTTGTCATTAAAGGCGATATCCGCAACTTTAGAGTGACTTCATTTTTTGGAGAAGAAGCCAAGCTTTTAAAGGATTTTAATAATTTACTGAATAATCATTTCAATGGCCCACAACATCTTTTATGCGGACATAATGCTAAAGAATTTGACATTCCATTTCTGGCCCGCCGCATGATTATCAATCAAATTCCAATTCCCGACAAGCTGAATTTATTTGGCAAAAAACCTTGGGAAATTCCGCATTTAGATACTTTAGAGTTATGGAAATTTGGCGATTACAAGCATTTCACTTCTTTAAAACTAATGTGCAAAGTTCTCGGAATCCCTTCTCCTAAAGGCGATATCGACGGCAGTCAGGTAGGTCATGTTTTTTATGTGGATAAAGACATTGACCGAATTGTAACCTATTGCGAAAAAGACACCATTGCCGTAGCTCAAATTTTCCTCCGCTTGCGAAGAGAGGATTTATTGATTGAAGACGAGATTATTCATGTTTAA
- a CDS encoding serine hydrolase domain-containing protein: protein MKKLKKTLVGLVIFIGVLILSLYIFKKDYLLRAVRITYFNGHTTAFLDDYKYFDNRIIQKSNQPQPWNLAKDYNLVKPTDRLEQLHKEMGTVAFLIIKNDSIWNENYYDNYSKDSKSNSFSMAKSIVTASLGKAIMEGKIKNLDQKVGDFFPEFKKGKSAQMTVGDLASMSSGLDWDESYYDPFSITTQAYFDENLTPVILGLKSIQEPGKAYKYLSGNTQLLAMCIEKAVGKNLADYVSESFWKPLGTESDAFWQTDKKDGMVKAFCCIASNARDFARFGKLYLQHGKWNNKTILDSAFVAKSVRPRFKESPQYGYGWWLSQYKNKQLFYMRGHLGQYVIVIPEDQLIIVRLGNKEHKNTNTNPHSEDLFVYLDESYKMLGKN, encoded by the coding sequence ATGAAAAAACTCAAAAAAACACTAGTCGGATTGGTCATTTTTATAGGTGTTCTAATCCTTTCGCTCTATATTTTCAAGAAAGACTATTTGTTAAGAGCTGTTAGAATTACTTATTTTAACGGACATACAACCGCTTTTTTAGATGATTATAAATATTTTGACAATCGAATTATCCAAAAAAGTAATCAACCGCAACCTTGGAATTTAGCCAAAGATTACAACCTGGTAAAACCTACGGACAGATTAGAACAGCTACACAAAGAAATGGGAACTGTGGCTTTTTTAATCATCAAAAACGATAGCATCTGGAACGAAAACTATTATGATAATTACAGCAAAGATTCTAAGTCGAATTCTTTTTCGATGGCCAAAAGTATCGTAACGGCTTCCTTAGGAAAGGCTATCATGGAAGGAAAAATCAAAAATTTAGACCAAAAAGTAGGCGACTTTTTTCCTGAATTCAAAAAAGGAAAATCGGCACAAATGACTGTGGGCGACCTAGCTTCCATGTCCTCAGGATTAGATTGGGATGAATCCTATTACGACCCATTTTCAATTACTACTCAGGCTTATTTTGATGAAAATTTAACTCCAGTCATATTGGGTTTGAAAAGTATTCAAGAACCTGGAAAAGCCTATAAATATTTAAGCGGAAACACGCAACTTTTAGCAATGTGTATCGAAAAAGCGGTCGGAAAAAATTTAGCCGATTATGTTTCAGAATCATTCTGGAAGCCTTTAGGTACTGAAAGTGATGCTTTTTGGCAAACAGACAAAAAAGACGGAATGGTAAAAGCCTTCTGTTGCATTGCCAGTAACGCCAGAGATTTTGCCCGTTTTGGGAAACTCTATCTTCAACATGGAAAATGGAATAACAAAACCATTCTAGACAGCGCTTTTGTGGCCAAATCAGTAAGACCACGTTTTAAAGAATCTCCTCAATATGGCTATGGTTGGTGGCTAAGCCAATATAAAAACAAACAACTTTTTTATATGCGCGGTCATTTAGGCCAATATGTGATTGTAATCCCCGAAGACCAGCTAATCATTGTGCGATTAGGAAATAAAGAACATAAAAACACCAATACTAATCCGCATAGTGAAGATTTGTTTGTGTATTTGGACGAAAGCTATAAAATGCTTGGAAAAAATTAA
- a CDS encoding methylated-DNA--[protein]-cysteine S-methyltransferase translates to MKTNEQATAYIKTPLGIAQITGDENGISIISIADEGEISPEIPVVLQEGVTQLQGYFDGKRTTFDFKLNPKGTEFQQKVWQTLLEIPFGKTCSYMDLSKKLGDVKAIRAVASANGKNPLWIVVPCHRVIGTDGSLTGYAGGLWRKKWLLEHENPSRKQELLF, encoded by the coding sequence ATGAAAACTAACGAACAAGCCACAGCTTACATCAAAACACCTTTAGGAATCGCCCAAATCACAGGTGATGAAAACGGAATTTCAATAATTTCAATTGCTGATGAAGGAGAAATTAGTCCTGAAATTCCTGTCGTTTTACAAGAAGGAGTTACACAACTTCAGGGTTATTTTGATGGAAAAAGAACCACTTTCGACTTTAAACTGAATCCAAAAGGAACCGAATTTCAGCAAAAAGTGTGGCAGACTCTACTTGAAATTCCATTTGGAAAAACCTGTAGTTATATGGATTTATCCAAAAAACTAGGTGATGTCAAAGCTATTCGCGCTGTGGCTTCAGCCAATGGTAAAAATCCGTTATGGATTGTGGTTCCTTGTCACAGAGTCATCGGAACTGATGGTTCACTAACGGGTTACGCTGGTGGATTGTGGCGCAAAAAATGGTTATTAGAACACGAAAATCCATCGCGAAAACAAGAACTTTTGTTCTGA
- a CDS encoding LysR family transcriptional regulator encodes MELRHLKYFLKLAEELSFVRAADKLFISQPPLSRQIKELETELGATLFERNNKRVILTDAGKFYQKEIQELLKNLERINIQTKKISENQSGEFRIAYVSSTFSGDISKLIQFLSAQYPFVNFRLYEVPTVKQIAALEEGKIDFGIIRAPLHSPKIDSQLWFKDSFSLVFNRNKYAIASEDELEILKEATFVFFNKEYAPYFYDALLQICAQYGFNPKVVHESNNISSIIQLVKNGLGISIVPTAIMKSHNYPELEFLELKKVNLSTDILLATPKGNQTEISKAAIKFLMEQNSKNEN; translated from the coding sequence ATGGAATTACGACATTTAAAATATTTCCTCAAATTAGCCGAAGAACTGAGCTTTGTTCGCGCTGCCGATAAGCTATTTATTTCTCAACCGCCTTTGAGCCGGCAGATAAAAGAATTGGAAACCGAACTGGGTGCGACACTTTTCGAAAGAAATAACAAGCGCGTAATCCTTACCGATGCAGGGAAATTTTATCAAAAAGAAATCCAGGAACTGCTCAAGAATTTAGAACGCATCAATATTCAGACTAAAAAAATAAGCGAAAATCAAAGTGGCGAATTCCGAATTGCCTATGTGAGTTCAACTTTTTCGGGAGATATTTCTAAGTTGATACAATTTTTGTCAGCTCAATATCCTTTTGTCAATTTTCGCCTTTATGAAGTGCCAACAGTCAAACAAATTGCCGCTTTAGAAGAAGGAAAGATCGATTTTGGAATCATTCGTGCACCTTTACATTCACCAAAAATTGATTCCCAATTGTGGTTTAAAGACAGTTTTTCGCTGGTATTTAATCGAAATAAATATGCTATTGCCTCGGAAGACGAACTGGAAATATTAAAAGAAGCCACCTTTGTGTTTTTTAATAAAGAATATGCTCCGTATTTTTACGATGCCTTATTGCAAATTTGTGCCCAATATGGTTTTAACCCAAAAGTGGTGCATGAATCCAATAATATTTCGTCTATCATTCAATTGGTTAAAAATGGATTGGGAATTTCGATAGTTCCAACCGCCATTATGAAAAGTCATAACTATCCCGAATTGGAATTTTTAGAACTCAAAAAAGTAAATCTTTCTACCGATATTTTATTGGCTACGCCAAAAGGAAATCAGACCGAAATTTCAAAAGCAGCCATCAAATTTTTAATGGAACAAAACAGTAAAAATGAAAACTAA
- a CDS encoding class I SAM-dependent methyltransferase has product MEKSTVTEIRERFDNEVERFSNLETGQVATMDAKIALELITCTARAVKSEAKTILDLGCGAGNYTLKMLSKVSDLDCTLVDLSQNMLDKAFERVSEATTAKVETIQGDIREIELPKNHYDIILAAAVLHHLREDSDWELVFQKLYDSLTPGGCFLISDLLVQDHEGVNGLVWKMYGNYLKQHGGEEYQQKVFDYIEKEDTPRSMTYQLDLMKKVGFSSTEILHKNACFGAFGGIK; this is encoded by the coding sequence ATGGAAAAATCAACAGTAACAGAAATCAGGGAACGTTTTGACAATGAGGTCGAACGTTTCTCGAATTTAGAGACAGGACAGGTAGCTACGATGGATGCAAAAATTGCATTAGAATTGATTACATGTACCGCAAGAGCTGTAAAATCGGAAGCAAAAACCATTTTAGATTTGGGTTGCGGAGCGGGAAATTATACATTGAAAATGTTGTCTAAAGTGTCTGATTTGGATTGTACGTTGGTCGATTTGAGTCAGAATATGTTGGACAAAGCTTTCGAACGAGTTTCTGAAGCTACAACTGCTAAAGTTGAAACTATTCAAGGTGATATTCGCGAGATCGAATTGCCTAAAAATCATTATGACATTATCTTGGCTGCAGCAGTTTTGCATCATTTAAGAGAAGATTCTGACTGGGAATTGGTATTCCAAAAGTTGTATGATAGTTTAACGCCAGGTGGTTGTTTCTTGATATCTGATTTATTGGTTCAAGATCATGAAGGTGTTAATGGATTGGTTTGGAAAATGTATGGGAATTATTTGAAGCAACACGGCGGAGAAGAATACCAGCAAAAAGTATTTGATTATATCGAAAAAGAAGACACGCCGAGATCGATGACTTACCAATTGGATTTAATGAAAAAAGTAGGTTTTTCGAGCACCGAAATTTTACATAAAAATGCTTGTTTTGGAGCTTTTGGAGGGATTAAATAA
- a CDS encoding c-type cytochrome, with amino-acid sequence MKKLAIIALAILSFSCKKESQESFGNETPAVTEEKELTPEELGKVIFEGKGNCISCHQIESKTIGPSTQEIAKIYKEKNGNIVTFLKGESDAIVDPSQFVLMQANLTLTKTFSDKELQGLEAYINSSLKQ; translated from the coding sequence ATGAAAAAATTAGCAATAATAGCGCTGGCTATTCTTTCTTTTTCTTGTAAAAAAGAAAGTCAGGAATCTTTTGGAAATGAAACTCCAGCGGTTACTGAAGAAAAAGAATTAACACCTGAAGAACTAGGAAAAGTTATTTTTGAAGGAAAAGGAAATTGTATTTCTTGCCATCAAATTGAAAGTAAAACCATTGGTCCAAGTACACAAGAAATTGCCAAAATTTACAAAGAAAAGAATGGAAATATCGTCACTTTCTTAAAAGGCGAAAGCGACGCTATTGTGGATCCTTCACAATTTGTCTTAATGCAAGCCAATCTTACATTAACAAAAACATTTTCAGATAAAGAATTACAAGGCTTAGAAGCTTATATCAATTCCTCTTTAAAACAATAA
- the hemB gene encoding porphobilinogen synthase, which translates to MFPLQRGRRLRTNESIRSLVRETSLSPSDFMFPMFIAEGENVKVEIPSMPGIFRRSIDLTVEEVKELFALGIRAVNIYVKVSEDLKDNTGKEAWNPNGLMQQAIRAIKAACPEMIVMPDVALDPYSIYGHDGIIANGDVENDSTNDALVKMAVSHAEAGADFVAPSDMMDGRVLRLRQGLDAADFHNVGIMSYSAKYASAFYGPFRDALDSAPREADVVVPKDKKTYQMDYANRIEAIKEALWDVEEGADMVMVKPGIAYLDIVREVKNAVNVPVTVYHVSGEYAMIKAAAERGWLDNDKIMMEQLMCIKRAGASLISTYFAKEAAIILNQKQT; encoded by the coding sequence ATGTTCCCATTACAAAGAGGCAGAAGATTAAGAACCAACGAATCCATTCGTTCTTTAGTACGTGAAACCAGTTTAAGTCCATCGGATTTTATGTTTCCGATGTTCATTGCCGAAGGCGAAAATGTAAAAGTAGAAATCCCTTCTATGCCGGGCATCTTTCGTCGTTCGATTGATTTAACGGTTGAAGAAGTCAAAGAATTGTTCGCTTTAGGAATTCGTGCCGTAAATATTTATGTAAAAGTTAGCGAAGATTTAAAAGACAATACCGGAAAAGAAGCTTGGAATCCTAATGGATTAATGCAACAGGCTATTCGTGCTATCAAAGCCGCTTGTCCGGAAATGATTGTAATGCCGGATGTAGCCTTAGATCCTTATTCGATTTACGGACACGACGGAATCATCGCTAATGGCGATGTTGAAAACGATTCGACTAACGATGCCTTGGTAAAAATGGCGGTTTCTCATGCCGAAGCCGGTGCCGATTTTGTAGCACCATCAGATATGATGGACGGAAGAGTTTTAAGATTACGTCAAGGTTTAGACGCTGCTGACTTTCACAATGTGGGAATCATGAGTTATTCGGCTAAATATGCATCGGCGTTTTACGGGCCGTTTCGTGACGCCTTAGACAGCGCACCAAGAGAAGCGGATGTAGTGGTTCCAAAAGACAAGAAAACCTACCAAATGGATTATGCCAACCGCATTGAAGCCATCAAAGAAGCTTTGTGGGACGTAGAAGAAGGTGCCGACATGGTAATGGTAAAACCCGGAATTGCTTATTTAGACATCGTGAGAGAGGTTAAAAACGCAGTGAATGTCCCAGTAACTGTTTATCATGTTTCGGGCGAATATGCGATGATTAAAGCCGCTGCCGAAAGAGGTTGGTTAGACAACGATAAAATCATGATGGAGCAATTAATGTGCATCAAACGTGCCGGAGCGAGTTTGATTTCAACTTATTTTGCCAAAGAAGCTGCCATTATTTTAAATCAAAAACAAACCTAA